A single genomic interval of Helianthus annuus cultivar XRQ/B chromosome 13, HanXRQr2.0-SUNRISE, whole genome shotgun sequence harbors:
- the LOC110901502 gene encoding uncharacterized protein LOC110901502, which yields MRNNQNKLRVDLYHNVCDDVTRGDTNAEAIGQRIVLPATFTANPKWPEIEDMVSLIPGQKSHDRADVVSRVFKLKLTSLIEDIMKKQIFGSCQAAVYTIEFQKRGLPHAHLLLWLEHSAASRTPAGIDDLISAEIPLEIDDPSGYKAVTDYMLHGPCGNDARSAPCTTDGKCMKHFPKPFYRETTIDEDGYPVYRRRDTKIFFKKGKTKLDNRFVVPYNRYLLLKYESHINVEWCNQSLAIKYLFKYLNKGPDRATMVVQENIGNHGEKRTQQIVKVDQIKNYLDYRYLSPCEAVWRMLAFPIHYSFPSVMKLTFHTPNQHLLMLRDSDSLPALLNRDGIRDTMFTQWFALNNRDEAARELTYAEIPTRYVCQEDNKVWKTRLERTAIGRIVYCNPAAGPKYYLRMLLGIVRGPRSFEEIKTVDGVVYATFKEACYAYDLLNDDKEWNDALSEAKLWASGSQLRELFVTMLLFCEVNRPVQLWAQNWEILSDDILYLKRRLFMFPGLHLSDDQLKNYCLIELNELLEKNGKSLSDFTDIP from the exons ATGAGGAATAACCAAAATAAGCTGCGCGTTGATCTCTATCATAATGTTTGTGACGATGTGACGCGTGGGGATACAAATGCTGAGGCTATCGGGCAACGTATAGTTTTACCGGCAACCTTTACGG CTAACCCAAAATGGCCTGAAATCGAAGACATGGTGTCTCTCATACCAGGACAAAAGTCTCATGACCGTGCAGATGTTGTATCACGCGTTTTTAAGCTAAAGCTGACCTCCTTGATTGAAGATATTATGAAGAAACAAATCTTTGGCAGCTGCCAAGCAG CTGTTTATACAATTGAGTTTCAAAAACGAGGCCTACCGCATGCGCACCTTTTGTTGTGGCTTGAACATTCTGCCGCGTCTCGCACGCCGGCTGGTATAGATGATTTGATTTCTGCAGAGATCCCATTGGAAATTGACGATCCATCCGGCTATAAGGCTGTAACAGATTACATGTTGCACGGCCCATGTGGGAATGATGCGCGCAGTGCTCCGTGTACAACAGATGGAAAATGCATGAAACACTTTCCGAAACCATTTTACCGAGAAACAACAATTGACGAAGATGGTTACCCGGTTTATCGCCGACGAGATACCAAGATCTTCTTTAAGAAGGGCAAAACGAAGCTTGACAACCGGTTTGTCGTCCCATACAACCGCTACCTCCTCTTAAAGTACGAATCGCACATCAATGTTGAATGGTGCAACCAGTCCCTAGCGATAAAATACCTGTTTAAATACTTAAACAAGGGGCCAGACAGGGCTACAATGGTTGTTCAGGAAAACATTGGCAATCACGGTGAAAAGCGTACACAACAGATTGTTAAGGTTGATCAGATTAAAAACTATCTGGATTACCGGTACTTATCGCCATGTGAAGCTGTGTGGAGAATGCTTGCATTTCCTATACATTACTCATTCCCATCCGTCATGAAACTAACGTTCCATACACCTAATCAACATCTGCTCATGTTACGTGATTCAGACAGCTTGCCGGCCCTGTTAAACCGGGACGGGATACGAGACACAATGTTCACCCAATGGTTTGCGCTAAACAACAGAGATGAAGCGGCAAGAGAGTTAACGTACGCCGAGATACCAACAAGGTATGTGTGTCAAGAGGATAACAAGGTATGGAAAACGCGGTTGGAGCGGACAGCCATTGGGCGGATTGTGTATTGCAATCCAGCAGCTGGGCCAAAGTATTATCTAAGGATGTTGTTGGGAATTGTGAGAGGGCCTCGAAGTTTCGAAGAAATAAAAACGGTCGACGGAGTCGTATATGCAACGTTCAAAGAAGCCTGCTATGCGTATGACTTGCTTAATGATGACAAGGAGTGGAATGACGCCCTGTCAGAGGCTAAATTATGGGCGTCCGGTTCCCAACTACGGGAATTGTTTGTTACCATGTTGTTGTTTTGCGAAGTGAATCGCCCGGTGCAACTGTGGGCACAAAATTGGGAGATACTATCTGATGATATTTTGTACCTGAAACGGAGGCTCTTCATGTTCCCAGGGTTACATTTATCAGACGACCAGCTTAAGAACTACTGTCTGATCGAACTAAATGAACTATTGGAGAAAAATGGAAAATCGTTGTCGGATTTCACAGATATTCCCTAA
- the LOC110901501 gene encoding replication protein A 70 kDa DNA-binding subunit C-like, translating into MNLMVKYMYIFLVLQAYDIVGYLVVQPSSGWGLQCFKVEACSPFICYLQRGTVGDFGLLKLKHAAFLSARSAEGRSVSVNTSGIGVGNQLGLADLHEGSTGPITVMVCRKWDVTSVNGRFMSTDYVASDIKGGVMHCTAWNNIAHYFFDKLKEGGVYLLKGFVVQRTDQYRILKDNPFVIGLNGSTVVKKVDDAGGSFTRYPFLLTAFEELEPTEGKYFVDVIGYVTEVGPQSVKSSGARAVEFNLTNERNRRVRVTLWGDLGDVMIKKKDENPAVYCLILTSMSAKFYLGVLGLSSSSSTMLIDSSEVPALQTFKSSVSCVPIGDASDPVTEEVVSVGTLQELVDRVRADKSKKKAILFRNVVEITSIRTKNSWYLFACSGSQCRRGLTREGGYFICKACKSKVDYPRTRVIWCPSTFTTKQFCPRSTIIIDLLYPARFRIQADVTDGTMSTVVTLFDEVAEQLVKRTAKSLVEEQLNDTSIDAPILPSALESLIGTKHTFEIKSHIYYHYGEYESFNCAKIVGPGLDNTDGNVKCVTSDLGAIPSDSPKRGSSLPPPTPGTGRKLRKLYLEESDDDDEGVSVDRVHVTGVVDNSGDAKKGSR; encoded by the exons ATGAATCTGATGGTGAAGTATATGTATATCTTCTTGGTGTTGCAAGCGTACGACATTGTTGGATATTTGGTTGTTCAACCATCTTCGG GTTGGGGACTTCAGTGTTTTAAAGTTGAAGCATGCAGCCCTTTTATCTGTTACCTCCAGAGAGGGACA GTTGGGGATTTCGGTCTTTTAAAGTTGAAGCATGCAGCCTTTTTATCTGCTAGATCCGCGGAGGGACG CTCTGTTAGTGTTAATACATCAGGAATTGGTGTTGGCAACCAATTGGGCCTTGCTGACCTCCATGAAGGGAGTACCGGCCCCATCACGGTTATGGTTTGCAGAAAGTGGGACGTCACAAGTGTCAATGGACGCTTCATGAGCACTGACTATGTCGCCAGTGATATAAAG GGAGGTGTCATGCATTGTACCGCCTGGAATAACATTGCACATTACTTCTTTGATAAGCTAAAAGAGGGTGGGGTATATTTACTCAAGGGTTTTGTAGTCCAACGCACCGATCAATACCGGATTCTGAAAGACAACCCCTTTGTTATCGGGTTAAATGGCTCCACGGTAGTTAAGAAGGTTGACGATGCCGGTGGTTCATTTACGCGCTACCCGTTCTTACTTACGGCGTTTGAGGAACTCGAACCAACAGAGGGAAAGTACTTTGTAG ATGTTATCGGATATGTTACTGAGGTGGGGCCGCAGTCTGTGAAATCATCGGGTGCTCGCGCGGTTGAGTTCAATCTAACCAACGAACG CAATCGCCGGGTTAGAGTGACGCTGTGGGGTGATCTCGGTGATGTTATGATTAAGAAGAAGGACGAAAACCCGGCTGTCTATTGTCTAATCCTGACTTCCATGAGCGCAAAGTTTTACCTGG GTGTCCTTGGTTTGTCCAGTTCATCGTCAACTATGCTCATTGATTCCTCCGAGGTTCCCGCACTGCAAACTTTTAAGTCGTCTGTCAG CTGTGTTCCTATTGGAGATGCTAGCGATCCAGTCACCGAGGAAGTGGTAAGTGTTGGTACCCTACAAGAGCTTGTGGACAGAGTTCGTGCTGACAAATCCAAAAAAAAA GCCATCCTTTTCCGGAACGTTGTAGAGATTACGTCTATTAGAACCAAGAACAGCTGGTATCTTTTCGCGTGTTCCGGGAGCCAATGTCGTAGGGGACTAACAAGAGAGGGAGGTTACTTCATTTGCAAGGCGTGCAAATCGAAGGTTGACTATCCAAGGACGAG GGTGATTTGGTGCCCTTCTACCTTCACCACCAAACAATTTTGTCCCCGTAGTACCATTATTATTGATCTACTTTACCCTGCTAGGTTTCGGATTCAAGCGGATGTAACTGATGGAACGATGAGCACCGTTGTCACCCTCTTTGATGAAGTTGCTGAGCAGTTGGTCAAGAGGACCGCAAAATCCTTGGTAGAGGAGCAGCTGAAT GATACTTCTATAGATGCTCCCATACTACCCTCCGCCCTCGAATCCCTTATTGGAACAAAACACACTTTTGAGATAAAGAGCCACATATACTACCATTATGGAGAATATGAGAGCTTCAATTGTGCGAAGATTGTCGGCCCTGGTTTGGATAATACAGATGGGAACGTTAAGTGTGTCACGTCGGATTTGGGTGCCATACCATCTGACTCCCCAAAGCGTGGTTCGAGCCTCCCGCCTCCGACACCCGGAACTGGACGCAAACTTAGAAAGCT CTACCTTGAAGAATCGGATGACGATGATGAGGGGGTGTCCGTTGATCGTGTGCATGTTACCGGTGTGGTCGACAATAGTGGGGATGCTAAGAAGGGCTCTCGCTGA